In one window of Rhodospirillaceae bacterium DNA:
- a CDS encoding GatB/YqeY domain-containing protein, with protein MLRDRLSETLKTALKAKEARTVSTVRLILAALKDRDIAARSKGNQDGIDEADVLSLLQSMIKQRRDSIKLYEKGGRLELAQQEGEEIEVIETFLPEQLSDEDLASAVSTAITEVDATTLKDMGKTMAALKTKYAGQMDFSKASALVKTQLG; from the coding sequence ATGCTCCGGGATCGATTGAGTGAGACGCTGAAGACGGCGCTGAAAGCCAAAGAAGCCCGGACTGTTTCCACAGTCAGGCTAATCTTGGCGGCCTTGAAAGACCGTGATATCGCCGCCCGAAGCAAAGGCAATCAGGATGGTATCGATGAAGCCGACGTTCTGTCCCTGCTTCAGTCCATGATCAAACAGCGCCGGGATAGTATTAAGCTCTATGAAAAGGGCGGGCGTTTGGAACTGGCGCAGCAGGAAGGCGAAGAGATCGAAGTCATTGAGACGTTCTTGCCGGAGCAGCTAAGTGATGAAGACCTGGCCAGTGCCGTGAGCACAGCGATCACTGAAGTTGATGCAACGACTTTAAAAGATATGGGCAAGACCATGGCCGCGTTGAAAACAAAATATGCCGGCCAAATGGATTTCAGCAAAGCCAGCGCCCTCGTGAAGACCCAATTGGGTTAA